A portion of the Rhodopseudomonas sp. BAL398 genome contains these proteins:
- the nusB gene encoding transcription antitermination factor NusB, producing the protein MADINKPLDRRPPAKPGDRKANRRGAARLAAVQALYQMDIGGAGINDIFAEFESHWLGNEVEGDQYLPAEQAFFQDVVSGVVRDQGRLDPLIDDALAKGWPLVRIDAILRAVMRAGAYELEHRKDIPARVVVSEYVDVAHAFVEKDETGMVNAVLDQIARQFRAEEFVR; encoded by the coding sequence ATGGCTGATATCAACAAACCACTCGACAGGAGGCCGCCGGCCAAGCCCGGCGACCGCAAGGCCAACCGGCGCGGCGCGGCACGGCTCGCCGCCGTGCAGGCGCTGTACCAGATGGATATCGGCGGCGCCGGCATCAACGACATCTTCGCCGAGTTCGAAAGCCACTGGCTAGGCAATGAGGTCGAGGGCGATCAATATTTGCCGGCCGAGCAGGCGTTCTTTCAAGACGTGGTATCGGGCGTGGTGCGCGACCAGGGCAGGCTCGATCCCTTGATCGACGACGCGCTGGCGAAGGGCTGGCCGCTGGTGCGGATCGACGCCATTTTGCGCGCGGTGATGCGTGCGGGGGCCTATGAGCTCGAGCACCGCAAGGACATTCCGGCGCGCGTCGTGGTCTCGGAATATGTCGACGTCGCCCACGCTTTCGTCGAGAAGGACGAGACCGGCATGGTCAACGCGGTGCTGGACCAGATCGCCCGGCAGTTTCGCGCCGAGGAGTTTGTGCGCTAG
- the thiL gene encoding thiamine-phosphate kinase, protein MASGEDSLIARYFAPLATDLGAFGLTDDAAVLAASADDLVVTTDAIVEGVHFLPGDPPETIARKALRVNLSDLAAKGATPAGFVLTLALRTSDPEWLAPFARALGQDATEFGCPLLGGDTVSTPGPLMISVTAFGRTLPGRMVRRSGAEPGDLIVVTGTIGDAALGLDILQGGVVATALATDPAARDVLVQRYRVPQPRCALAQAVRDHARAAMDVSDGLAGDLAKLCGVSGLSATIDVGAIPLSDPARGLVAAGAVPIARLLSGGDDYEILCAIAPNRFAAFAAASRLAGIAVTSIGVASAGGGRPRFLGPDGAEMTLQNLAYSHF, encoded by the coding sequence ATGGCCTCCGGTGAAGACTCCCTGATCGCGCGCTACTTCGCGCCGCTGGCGACCGATCTCGGCGCGTTCGGTCTCACCGATGACGCCGCCGTCCTGGCAGCTTCCGCCGACGATCTGGTGGTGACTACCGACGCCATCGTCGAGGGCGTGCATTTCCTGCCCGGCGATCCGCCCGAGACCATCGCCCGTAAGGCACTGCGGGTGAACCTGTCGGATCTGGCCGCCAAGGGCGCCACCCCCGCCGGCTTCGTGCTGACGCTGGCGCTGCGTACCTCGGACCCAGAGTGGCTGGCGCCATTTGCGCGCGCGCTGGGTCAGGACGCGACTGAATTCGGCTGCCCGCTGCTGGGCGGCGATACCGTCTCGACGCCGGGGCCGCTGATGATCTCGGTGACGGCGTTCGGCCGCACCTTGCCTGGCCGGATGGTGCGGCGAAGCGGCGCCGAGCCCGGCGATCTGATCGTCGTCACCGGAACGATCGGCGACGCCGCCCTCGGGCTCGATATTCTGCAAGGCGGAGTTGTGGCCACTGCGCTGGCCACCGACCCCGCTGCGCGCGACGTCCTGGTGCAACGCTACCGGGTGCCGCAGCCGCGCTGCGCTCTGGCGCAGGCGGTGCGCGACCACGCCCGCGCGGCGATGGATGTCTCCGACGGGCTGGCGGGCGATTTGGCCAAGCTCTGCGGGGTGTCGGGGCTGTCGGCGACCATCGATGTCGGCGCCATCCCGCTGTCCGACCCCGCCCGAGGCCTAGTCGCCGCCGGCGCGGTTCCGATCGCGCGGCTACTGAGCGGCGGCGATGATTACGAGATCCTATGCGCCATTGCGCCGAATCGTTTCGCCGCCTTCGCGGCGGCATCGCGGCTGGCCGGGATCGCGGTGACGTCCATCGGTGTGGCGAGCGCCGGGGGAGGGCGGCCGCGATTCCTCGGGCCCGACGGCGCCGAGATGACGCTGCAAAACCTGGCCTACAGCCACTTCTAG
- the ribH gene encoding 6,7-dimethyl-8-ribityllumazine synthase, which yields MADARRAQLQDQTDITGARVLIVEARFYDDIQDAMLEGALAELSAAGVKHDLLTVPGALEIPAAIAIALDAAEANGKPYDAAIALGCVVRGDTLHFEIVSIESSRALMDLAVARKFPLGNGIITVNTDEQAWARARASELNKGGDAARAALAMLRIKRRVAKG from the coding sequence ATGGCAGACGCGCGGCGCGCCCAGTTGCAGGATCAGACCGACATCACGGGCGCGCGCGTCCTGATCGTCGAGGCGCGGTTTTATGACGATATTCAGGATGCGATGCTGGAAGGCGCGCTGGCGGAGTTGAGCGCCGCGGGCGTCAAGCACGATCTCCTCACCGTGCCGGGCGCGTTGGAGATCCCCGCCGCGATCGCGATCGCGCTCGATGCGGCGGAAGCCAACGGCAAGCCCTATGACGCGGCGATCGCGCTCGGCTGCGTGGTGCGCGGCGATACCCTGCATTTCGAGATCGTATCGATCGAATCCTCGCGCGCGCTGATGGATCTCGCGGTGGCGCGGAAATTCCCGCTCGGCAACGGCATCATCACCGTCAACACCGACGAACAGGCCTGGGCACGCGCCCGCGCCTCCGAACTCAACAAGGGCGGCGATGCCGCGCGCGCGGCGCTGGCGATGCTGCGGATCAAACGCCGTGTGGCGAAGGGCTGA
- a CDS encoding riboflavin synthase translates to MFTGIVTDQGEIIALTPTAQGYLHRLRILCNYDQASIADGASIASNGICMTVVGSGREGGKTWYEVDAGAETLAMTSAKHWTVGTRLNLERALKIGDELGGHIVTGHVDGIAEVTRREELPGMARFHLATSRDLARFIATKGSVTLDGVSLTVNGVDGVTFSVAIIPHTLSVTTLDSWSAGSEVNLEVDLMARYAARLSEMK, encoded by the coding sequence ATGTTCACCGGCATCGTTACCGACCAGGGCGAAATCATCGCCCTCACGCCGACCGCGCAGGGCTACCTGCACCGGCTGCGCATCCTGTGCAATTATGACCAGGCCAGCATCGCCGATGGCGCCTCGATCGCCAGCAACGGCATCTGCATGACCGTGGTCGGCTCCGGCCGCGAGGGTGGCAAGACCTGGTATGAGGTCGACGCCGGGGCGGAGACCCTGGCGATGACCTCGGCCAAGCATTGGACGGTCGGCACCAGGCTCAATCTGGAGCGCGCGCTGAAGATCGGCGACGAACTCGGCGGCCATATCGTCACCGGCCATGTCGACGGCATCGCCGAGGTCACGCGCCGCGAGGAATTGCCGGGAATGGCGCGGTTTCACCTCGCCACCAGCCGCGACCTGGCGCGCTTCATCGCCACCAAGGGCTCGGTGACGCTCGATGGCGTGTCGCTGACGGTCAACGGCGTCGATGGGGTGACGTTTTCGGTGGCGATCATTCCGCACACGCTGAGCGTGACCACGCTGGACAGCTGGAGCGCGGGCAGCGAGGTCAATCTCGAAGTCGACCTGATGGCGCGCTATGCCGCGCGCCTGAGCGAGATGAAATAA
- the ribD gene encoding bifunctional diaminohydroxyphosphoribosylaminopyrimidine deaminase/5-amino-6-(5-phosphoribosylamino)uracil reductase RibD: protein MIFRILEDQYADKARAGKAHDLRFMQLALTLGRRGLGRTAPNPAVGAVIVKDGVILGRGWTQPGGRPHAEIEALARAGDAPGATLYVTLEPCSHHGKSPPCADAVIAAGIARVVSAIEDPNPEVAGQGHARLRAAGVRVDVGLCAAEAAHDHAGHFRRVRERRPHVILKLAVSSDDKIGAAGGQPVAVTGEAARARVHLLRAQSDAILVGIRTALADDPLLTCRLPGMEKQSPIRVVLDRALRLPGSSRLVQSARQVPLWLLASEIAEPAAAAKLGGAGAQVIHVATAATPPGLDLAAVLRALADRGVTRLLVEGGARVAASFVTAGLVDEVWLLRGPAAIGEGGVDALDGMPLTAITASPTLTMRASETLGTDTLTIYERS from the coding sequence ATGATCTTCCGGATACTGGAGGATCAGTATGCGGATAAGGCCAGAGCCGGCAAAGCGCACGACCTGCGTTTCATGCAGCTCGCGCTGACGCTGGGCCGTCGCGGGTTGGGGCGCACCGCGCCCAATCCGGCGGTCGGCGCGGTCATTGTGAAGGACGGCGTGATCCTCGGCCGCGGCTGGACCCAGCCGGGCGGGCGGCCTCATGCCGAGATCGAGGCGCTGGCGCGCGCCGGCGACGCCCCGGGGGCGACGCTTTATGTGACGCTGGAGCCGTGCTCGCATCACGGCAAATCGCCACCCTGCGCCGATGCGGTGATCGCCGCCGGCATCGCCCGGGTGGTGTCGGCGATCGAGGACCCCAATCCGGAGGTGGCAGGCCAGGGCCATGCGCGGCTGCGCGCCGCCGGCGTCAGGGTCGATGTCGGGCTGTGCGCCGCCGAAGCCGCTCATGACCATGCCGGGCATTTTCGCCGGGTGCGCGAGCGGCGCCCGCATGTGATCCTGAAACTCGCGGTGTCGAGCGACGACAAGATCGGCGCGGCGGGCGGCCAACCGGTAGCGGTCACCGGCGAGGCGGCGCGGGCGCGGGTGCATCTGTTGCGCGCCCAGTCCGACGCTATCCTTGTCGGGATCAGAACCGCTTTGGCCGACGATCCGCTGCTGACCTGCCGGTTGCCCGGCATGGAAAAGCAATCGCCGATCCGGGTGGTGCTGGACCGGGCGCTGCGGCTACCCGGCTCCAGCCGGCTGGTGCAATCGGCGCGGCAGGTGCCGCTGTGGCTGCTGGCGTCGGAAATCGCCGAGCCGGCGGCGGCCGCCAAATTGGGCGGCGCCGGCGCGCAGGTGATCCACGTTGCGACCGCCGCGACCCCGCCGGGGCTCGATCTCGCCGCGGTGCTGCGCGCGCTGGCCGATAGGGGCGTCACGCGACTGCTGGTCGAAGGCGGCGCGCGGGTCGCGGCATCCTTCGTCACAGCCGGCCTGGTCGACGAAGTCTGGCTGCTGCGCGGCCCGGCCGCGATCGGCGAGGGCGGCGTCGACGCGCTGGACGGCATGCCGCTCACGGCGATCACGGCATCGCCGACGCTGACCATGCGTGCTAGCGAGACGCTCGGAACCGATACTCTCACGATTTACGAGCGCAGCTAG